The DNA window AGGTTGCAGAGATACGCGGGAAATCAGAGCTTTGGTAATGCGATCGGGTTCAGGAAATAGGCCCCGGTCTGAGGTGACACCTGACACTGTATCGGGGAGAACGGCCCCCAGCAGAGACATCGCATAGTCGGGACAATACGCCGGGGCCTTGGTCGGCTGGCCGTTTTCGTCGACCATGACAACCACCGGTCCGGTGCTAGTACAAATCACCATATGTCCCACGGCGGCATCCATACCGCTTGTGGCAGCCATGGCTTGGCCGGTCAGCATGACCTGCAAGCTCATCATCACGGCCAGATATGTGCGAACTAAGGCTCTCATCTCGGGCGCGATATAGGCAGCGCTCACAGCCCGTCGCAAGTCGAAACCCAGCCCTGCAGCGCAGTGACGCAAGCGGCCCAAGTCATGAGAGTGAACAGAAAAACCCCGCACACAAGGTGCGGGGCCTTCTGGAATTTTCTAGTTTCGCGAAGCGATCAGGCCGCGGCTTGTGCCTTGGCGATCTCTTTCTTCACTTTCAGCGCGTTTGCCGACAGCTCTTCGTCCTTGGCTTTGGCCAGGAACGCGTCCAGACCACCACGGTGGTCGACCGAGCGCAGCGCAGCCGCCGAGATGCGCAGCTTGACGCCACGGCCCAAGGTTTCCGACTGCAGGGTGACGTCGTTCAGGTTCGGCAGGAAACGACGACGAGTTCTGTTTTTGGCGTGGCTGACATTGTTGCCAGTCATCGGGCCTTTTCCGGTCAGTTCGCAACGGCGCGACATGGTTTCTTCCTTTGTTTCTGGAGGCTCGGGTTCCCCCGCAGCCAAATCACAAGGGGCGCAATCCGATGACGCGCCCGAAAACTGGTTGGATGCGTTTAGGAGGAATCGCTGGGATGGTCAAGATGGGTGTCACGGATTCTTTGTCTTTGCTGCCTTACCTACCGTAAGTATGCGGGATTGGGCGGTTCTTGATCATAAGGAAAACCCGAACTGCGTTGGGGGGCATCATTATTTAACCCAGATAAGACTCACACCTCGTGTTGTTGAAAACGCGCGTAAGTTCAGTTGCCACAATTTCAGTTCTATCCTCCCAGGTAAACAGGCAAAACTAGAAACTCATCCTGGATCTAAATTTCAGATTATCGGGGGCCACTGTGTGTTGTGAGTTTATGCGGCAAGGCAAGGGGCCAACGCTCTCGCCATCGTGCCCACGCCGAGGTACGCTGAGTTCAAAACCGGAACCCTTTCGGTAGCGGCTGATTTGCGGGTTCTTTAGATTTGTCGACCCTGACTGTGACATCAGTATTGGGTGCGCAGGTTCAGCCTGCTTTTCTGTCAGAGTGTCGCTTCGGGCTTTGGTTTCCTGTTTGCCAGTCTTCGTTATTGGGTCCGACGCATGGCCGAGACCTACCTTAGGAGTGCGAGTTCATGCGCATAGACGTTGGGGCCTTCGCCCCGCTCGTCCAGAAGGCAACTGAGCCAACCGTGGTCGCACTTTCTGAGACGTGGACGAAATTGGTGAAACCATGGGCCTGCCCGAACCTGCGGGAAGGGCGGTTCAAGCGCATCCTGACTTAAGGAAAGCGAAATTCATCGTCTGTTGATCAGGAAACTGACCCGGCGTCTCTTGCGAGGGTGTGTGGGCTTGGGATTTATCCAGGATAACCCATCGAGCCTGTTCATAGGATCCCCGCAATGCCATCGCCCTACGCCGAATGTTTAGCTGTCGATCACGCGCAGCTGGGTGTTGAGCCACGGCAGCTTGGCAACCGCCGGATCGATCATCTGGCTTTGCACCAGGCGGCGCATGGTCTGGGCGACGTCACGCGGCACGCGATCCGCCCAGTCAGCACCGGCAAACAGCGAAATGGTGCGCGAGAACGAGGCAAATGGCAGGGGGAAGGCGTCAATCTGGTCGTGGAAGCGCGCCGCGCGCATATATCCCAGCGGCGTTGTCACCGACCAACCCACGCGGCGGGCCACCATGGCGATCAGCGCCAGATGCGAGCCGATTTCGAACCGCTCTTCAAAGATCAGTTTCTGGCGCGCCAGATGTGCCTCGATCTGGCGACTGATCAGCTGTTCGCGGGCGTAGCGCAAAAGGGGCAATCCTTGCAGGGCAGCCATGATATCTGCGCCCTCGGGAACGTGCCCTTTGGGGGCCACCAGCAGAAACGGATCGCGCACCAGCGGGTATTCGACGACGCCGTCCAGCATCTCGCCGGTGGTGGCGGCAACCGCGATGTGCAGGCGTTGTTGCTGCATCGCCTCGCTGATTTCGTGGCTGGGAGCAGTGATCAGTTTGAACCGGCATTTGGTCAGGCTGTCGGCCAGGATGGTGACCAGACGCGGGGTCAGGTCGTTGTCGAAATCGTCGATCAGACCGATCGAAAGCGTGCTCAGATGGGTCAGGTCCATGACCGTCAGTTCACTTTGTGCCAGCCGCAGCTCGGACAGCACCGCTTCGGTCCGCGCCAGAAACGACCGGCCCGCGGGCGTCACCACCATCGGCCGTTTGCCGTGATCCACCAGATCGGTGCCAAGCGCCTTTTCCAGGTTGCGCAGTTGCTGGCTGACCGCAGGTTGGCTCAGCCCCGTCAGCTCGGACGCCTGCGCCACCGATCCCGTCTTTGCAAGCGCCTCGAACACTTCGAGACCGCGCAATGTCACCCCTTTCATCAGCATTTGGCAGACCCTCACAGTTTTGCCTTTTGTGAAACTATGCGGCCCTTTGGTCAAGCTTTGAACGCACAGGACATCGACAATGGTTGAATATCTGAAATCCGCCCCAGGCCTGCCGCCCCAATCGGCAGGCGATACTGCCGACACGGTCCAGATCATGCTGGCGCGCCTGCGGGAAGGCCGGGAAGAGGCGGTGCGTGAATACGCGGCCAAGCTGGACGGCTGGGAGGGCGAGATTGTCGTCAGCCCCGAACAAATCGAACAGGCCGCTCTTCATGTGTCCGATCCTCTCAAGGCGGAGATCCGGTATGCCCACGACAACATCCGACG is part of the Falsiruegeria litorea R37 genome and encodes:
- a CDS encoding LysR family transcriptional regulator, which encodes MLMKGVTLRGLEVFEALAKTGSVAQASELTGLSQPAVSQQLRNLEKALGTDLVDHGKRPMVVTPAGRSFLARTEAVLSELRLAQSELTVMDLTHLSTLSIGLIDDFDNDLTPRLVTILADSLTKCRFKLITAPSHEISEAMQQQRLHIAVAATTGEMLDGVVEYPLVRDPFLLVAPKGHVPEGADIMAALQGLPLLRYAREQLISRQIEAHLARQKLIFEERFEIGSHLALIAMVARRVGWSVTTPLGYMRAARFHDQIDAFPLPFASFSRTISLFAGADWADRVPRDVAQTMRRLVQSQMIDPAVAKLPWLNTQLRVIDS
- the rpmB gene encoding 50S ribosomal protein L28, giving the protein MSRRCELTGKGPMTGNNVSHAKNRTRRRFLPNLNDVTLQSETLGRGVKLRISAAALRSVDHRGGLDAFLAKAKDEELSANALKVKKEIAKAQAAA